In Dioscorea cayenensis subsp. rotundata cultivar TDr96_F1 unplaced genomic scaffold, TDr96_F1_v2_PseudoChromosome.rev07_lg8_w22 25.fasta BLBR01001667.1, whole genome shotgun sequence, the genomic stretch TATTtaccaaatttaaattttaactattgaaaagtatatatatatatatatacacacgtcAAATATCTAAACATATGTTGATAACTTATGAAGCCAAATTCATTTGGGTTTGTGTATGAACAGTGTATAGTTCATACATCATTTTTggatttagtgttttttttaacaaaatcaaaactaaaaacaaaagcaGCATGCCTAACATTTTCAAACATCagatagaaaatttaaaaaaaccatgtaagtttcagttatatatataccacCAAAATtgactaaatatatatatatatatatattttttttctttctgataGGTTATTTTTCAGACCTTGCAGACATAAAAGTGGCTGATGTTTACATGAttgattctcatttttttaaacggaaatccataattttttcataatctTAAGcggaaatttaaaattttaagtaaaaatctataattttaagtgaaaattcataaatttttagtaGTAAATATATGCTATAAGATAGAAGAGTGTGCTGCATTAACTAAAAAGTGAACAAAATTCCCTGATTTTGATGTTGTGAAACTTTGAAGttgttataaataatattttttttaactatatttaatttataaaccatttttttaataataaaaaaaactctagaAACAGTCGAAGCACGCTTGTAAATTTATCTAGTTTTCGTACGAAGAAGCACACATTCAttgagaaaacaaagagaaaaaaaccattgaacaagagagtgagagtgagagtgagagcgagagagagagagatgtggtGCCAATCTTGCAGGGAGGAGTACGGCGAGGTGGACGCCGGCACCTGCAAGGAGTGCTACGAGGAAGCCAGCGAGACCGAGGAGGAGCTCAAGCGCGAGATCGATGACCTCAAATCAAAGGTCGCCTTTCTTCGCCTTTCCCCTCCTTCTCTTGATCTCAAtccctcctcttcttcttcttcttcctcttccccCTCTGCCCCTGACCTCCTCCTCCTTGCCTCCTCCCATGCCCCCTCCTCCGCCCCCGCCGTCCCCGCCCACCGCGCCGTCCTTGTAAGCCCTCTGGTTTTTGAGTTTTATCTTCTGATTATTTAATTGGAGAGAATTTGGTGATTTCGTTTGTGGGAAATTTGTATGCTTTGTGGAATTTCTTTTATTGAAatgaattcattttttttttttgggtatataAGATTGCGTAGCATTTGAAATTTGTGCGCTTTTAGAGAGAAAGGACTTAGGGTTTTATTAGTGTGATGTTTGTAGCTTTGTTCTGATTTTAGTTCTGAGAACTAAAAATGCTTTTTTTCTGCATTATTTTTTACTAACTTCttgtccttttatttatttatttattcattgagaagagtggataaatcataaatgaGATTGGATTAAAGCTCTTGTATCTCATTCATTTGCAAAATTTAGGTTCTGAGGATTGGCATGTTTCTCTGCTGTCCTTTCTTTCTAAATATTATTGTCctcttacttatttatttattcattaatttactagaaaagtggataaacagCATTTGCTAAATGCTGTCAAAGATGATGTTGGTTAGTGGTTCTTTGCTGTTGCCTGTATTTCTTTTTGATGTTCATTGACAAAAAAAGAGTGAGCTTTCTTTTGCATTCTTTTTGggatttctaaaattttgtttggcTTAATTGTGTGATTTCTCTATTTAGTTGATTTATCCAACTATAGTTAAAGTGATGTTCTTGACTTCTAATTATATGGAAACCGACTATTATGTTTGCCGTCATTGAAATGTTTATTCCATCATATTCAAGTAATGTTTGATTTAATTAGAGGAACGAAACATAGAAGCAAGGTATCTACTTTGATGTCACTTCCCATTTTTGGTGACTAATTTCTTGAATAATCCATTTTCTAATCCATGTATTTAATTATCTGTTTATGATTGGGTTCATTACATTCATACACTCAGTTAAGCGGTAGATTCATatgttgttgatatttattgtttagttttatctttttgaatttacctgtataataattaatatcctTATTTGATTGTAGATGCCATGATTCTGGATGCTTAGATATATTTCTTGTTTCCATTAGTATATATAATGTATCGGTGAACTGAGTGCATAATCCTCGCTTTCTGACTGAGTGCATAATCCTCGCTTTCATTCAGATTAGCCGATCTCCTGTTTTCAGAGCTATGCTTGAAAGTGAGATGGAAGAGAGCCGGAGTGGCATGATTAGAATCTCTGATGTCTCATATGATGTTCTCCGTGCCTTTGTCAATTACCTATACACTGCAGAAATTCTCCTTGATGAGCAGATGGCATGCGATTTACTGGTTTTGGCAGAGAAATATCAAGTCAAGTATCTAAAGGCCTTTTGTGAGAAGTTCATGACATCGAAAGTAAATAATGAGAATGCAATCATTAATTATGCTTTTGCTCATCGACACAATGCTAAACAACTACTTGATGCTGCTCTTTCACTTATCATGGACAACATGAGTACTTTGGTTGAAAGAAATGAGTACAAGCAGCTTGTCGAAAATGATCCTCGGCTTGTTGTTGAGATATACGAAGCATACCTCAAGAAACAAGTCAATATAGCACTCAAAATTTAGAGATGAGAGGTCATTGGAATGGATATGGATACTTCAAAGTCTCTTTTGCATTATGATACTGCAATGTGAGATCGAAATGAGAATACAAACATATCAACTGCTTTAAAGAatttagtttctttttcttttttctcttctgtAGATTTAATATCTGTTTGTTGTCATTTTGTCGAATGTAGTGTAGCTTGTTTGAGGTTGTTGTACTGGCCTCTTGTATTTTACAGGCTTATTCGTGAATGTTGGAAACTCAGTTTTAAGTAATTACGTTGCCCATTTGAGttgcatttatttgatttacAGGAAGGCTATTTTGGCATACATTTTCTAACTCTTTGAATTTTCTAATGTTTTATATGTAATGAGTCAGAAAATCCTTTGAATTTTAGTTATCTACCATCACTTAATAGCAATCCTGTGACTCTGGGCTGATGGTATTAATTCATCTCAGATCATATAACTTCCATATTTGAAGCCATAGGTCTCACATAATGCCCCCAAGACATTAAAACAAGGTGGGgagctaaaaaaatatttacagtTTACATGTCCAATTTACATCGATTATTAcaaatttcttcaacaacacAAGGTCGAACTATAATCAAATAAAGGAAATTATTACAATTGACGCAAGCAATGCTGTGGCCCGGTCAAGCAAAAAGTTCTTATGACATGGTGGAAAAAGGAAGACAAGCGTCTCATAGATGATCACAGATCGCCTTTGCAAAATCGGTTGTGGAAGCAGTGCCGCCGAGATCAGCTGTTCGGTATTGCCCTTCAGAAATAGTGCTAAGAATAGCATTGTGGATTCGGTCGGCTTTGTCATTGAGGTTCAAATGGCGCAACATCATGACAGAACTTAGCAGGAATGCTGTTGGATTTGCAAGGTTCTGGTAcaattggaaaaaaattgaaaaactattATGGTTAAAAGTCAACTTTTTACATATATTACACAGAGAGAGATTTAACCTAGACCATTGTATCCAAGcaagatagaagaagagaataGAAGGAGGAGCTGtgttttggttttttcattaaaaagatTTTAGTTGACTCTCGGTAAGAGGAGTATATAAACAAGTAACAATGATTGGTAGGGGCATGTAAACGAATATGGTTTTTAACATGGCATAGTAgcaattattcattattttgagGGGGTAGTACGAAAGCAAAATGTCAGCTGTGTTACATACCTTGCCAGCAATATCAGGGGCAGAACCATGCACAGCTTCTGCAAGAATAATGCCACCTTCACCGATGTTGCAACTGAAAGTGTACAAATGGATGAACAAGATGTGATAAACTCAGTTAATTGTAAAACCAAGGAACAGAGATACTTACTTACCTAGGTGTTAAACCCAATCCCCCTATCAAACCAGCACAAAGGTCACTTATTATGTCACCATAAAGATTAGGCATCACCAATACATCAAAAAGCGAAGGATTTTTGACTAGCTGCAAGAAAAAGAACCAAAGTTGACCTACTAAGCAATTAATGCGACATGATAGCTAATTTTTAATGGATAAAATCTTGGATTGCATGACATTACCATCATGCAGCAGTTGTCGATAATGACTTCCTCATAAGTGATATCAGGATACTTCTCTGCAACCTCACGGCAACACTGCAGATAAATATTGTTAAGGAAACTGATATTCCTTTACCAATCTAAGGTTTTCTGCAGCAGCAATAGACCTTGAGAAAGAGGCCATCGGTTTTCCTCATAATGTTGGCTTTATGTATGGAAGACACTCTTTGTCGTCCATTCATCTTGGCATAGTGAAAAGCGTACTCTGCCACCCTTAAACTCGCTTGACGGGTGATGATCTTAAGACTCTCTACAACACCTCGCACCACCTAACACCAAAAATAGCTTGATTGAATAACCAAAAGCATTAATGGTATCACAAGAAGGCAATGAATATAAACTAGACATACACTAACCTGGTGTTCTAATCCACTGTACTCTCCTTCTGTGTTCTCTCGGATAGTGACAAGATTTACATTGTCATATCGGGTTTTGTATCCAGGAAGGTTAAGGCAAGGTCGGACATTAGCATATAACCCTAGTTCTTTTCTTAGTGTAAGGTTCAAGGACCTATGACCTTTACCAATAGGTGTAGCCATTGGACCCTTTAAGCCAACACGATTTCTTCGAACTGATTCCAAACTTTCCCACGTCAGTAAACTCCCCGTTCTTGGATCCACTTCATCTGCCACAAAATGCTCCTCCCATTCAATGGGCACTTCAGCTGCTCTGAAGACCTACACATGAAGATAATGCTGAACCACTAATACATCAAGTGATCACAAAAATGAAAGCAACATAGTCTCCAACAAGGGGTTTATCGATTAATGATCATTGAAACTATAAATGCCTTCTTTAGTATCAATCAAAGTAGTTGGAGATGGGCAGAGAAAGGCTTCAACAAACTACTCATTCTAAACAGATTACCAAAGCAAATTCAGAAATTACTAATCAGTTATTTCAACTCTTCTTGCTTTCAATTTCATGCATGAAGTCAAAGACACTAAACACTCTAGGAGTAACCAGGCCCAAAGACACAGAAGAATGATCTGTAGGCTTGACAGGGCACCGAGCAATGCAGCGTGTGACTTGATTTAACATGAAAAATATCACTAATTACAATAAACAAACCTGCTTGACAGATTCAGCAATCTCAGGTCCAATTCCATCACCGGGGAACAACGTGGCTTTGATAGGTTCAAGTGAAGTATCAGAGGCAATAACTAGTTCAGTAGATGGGAAGACCCAAGAAAAGATCCGGTCCATTAAGCTCCTCTGGAGAACACGACGGAGTGCCATGAGGCCAAGATGAAGTCTTGAAGAAGGCCTCGTGCTGCCAATCCTACATTATTTTGGAACAAAGATGATcagcaacaagaacaacaacaatgaaGCCACTATCTATTCAAAAAATTCGATCACATAGATGACTAAAATCACTAAACAATCACTTCAAAAGCCAATCAATCGCAAGACCTCTTTGATTCCCACCggaattatttaaaatgtgGGAAAATACAGCAAAGATATAATTGATACAAAGAATTCAATCCCAAAAGcatataaaatcaaaaacaaaatcaaaatgaagaaCACCAGCAATAAATTACATCTCAAAAATCATCATAAATTCAATCAATTACATAGGcttttcaatcaatcaatcaatcaatcatatACAATAGTTCAATTCCAattccgaaaggaaaaaaaaatttcagatcaTACCCGAAA encodes the following:
- the LOC120256855 gene encoding BTB/POZ domain-containing protein At4g08455, whose amino-acid sequence is MWCQSCREEYGEVDAGTCKECYEEASETEEELKREIDDLKSKVAFLRLSPPSLDLNPSSSSSSSSSPSAPDLLLLASSHAPSSAPAVPAHRAVLISRSPVFRAMLESEMEESRSGMIRISDVSYDVLRAFVNYLYTAEILLDEQMACDLLVLAEKYQVKYLKAFCEKFMTSKVNNENAIINYAFAHRHNAKQLLDAALSLIMDNMSTLVERNEYKQLVENDPRLVVEIYEAYLKKQVNIALKI
- the LOC120256854 gene encoding isocitrate dehydrogenase [NAD] catalytic subunit 5, mitochondrial-like → MALRRVLQRSLMDRIFSWVFPSTELVIASDTSLEPIKATLFPGDGIGPEIAESVKQVFRAAEVPIEWEEHFVADEVDPRTGSLLTWESLESVRRNRVGLKGPMATPIGKGHRSLNLTLRKELGLYANVRPCLNLPGYKTRYDNVNLVTIRENTEGEYSGLEHQVVRGVVESLKIITRQASLRVAEYAFHYAKMNGRQRVSSIHKANIMRKTDGLFLKCCREVAEKYPDITYEEVIIDNCCMMLVKNPSLFDVLVMPNLYGDIISDLCAGLIGGLGLTPSCNIGEGGIILAEAVHGSAPDIAGKNLANPTAFLLSSVMMLRHLNLNDKADRIHNAILSTISEGQYRTADLGGTASTTDFAKAICDHL